The genomic region TTCCGTCTCTTCATTGCCGGTAGGCATGATGATGTCCGGCGTGACGCCTTTACGTTGCGTACTGCCGCCGTTGACACGATAGAATTTCTGGATCGTATACTGAACCGAGCCCAGCGCAGGCCATTCCGGACGCAGCATCTGATCGTAAATGCGGTTCAACGAACGATACTGCTGTACTGTACCTTTACCAAAGGTTGGCTCACCGACGATTAAGGCACGGCCGTAATCCTGCATGGCAGCCGCGAAAATTTCTGACGCCGAGGCACTAAAGCGGTCAACCAGCACCACCAGCGGACCTTTGTAGTAAACGACGCCATCGGTGTCACTGTCTTCACGCACCTTGCCATTATTATCGCGAACCTGAACCACAGGACCGGAAGGAATAAACAACCCGGAAAGCGATACTGCTTCTGTCAGTGCTCCGCCGCCGTTGGTGCGCAGGTCGATAATTATGCTGCTGACGTTCTGTTTTTCCAGTTTCTGCAGTTGCACCTTAACGTCATCCGTCAGACCAACATAGAAACCAGGGATATCCAGCACGCCGACTTTTTCTTTACCTACCGTTTTCACTGACATTTTCACGGCGCGATCTTCAAGGCGAATACGTTCACGCGTCAGCGTAATGATACGTGTCTTCGTCCCTTTACCGGCTGGCAGAATTTCCAGGCGAACCTTGCTGCCTTTTGGCCCTTTGATAAGCGCGACAACGTCATCCAGTCGCCAGCCAATCACATCGACCATGCTCTTGCCGGTCTGGCCAACGCCAACAATACGATCGCCAACGCTTATCGCTTTGCTTTTCGCGGCCGGACCGCCCGCCACCATGGAATTAATGACCGTGTAGTCATCATCCATTTGCAATACCGCACCGATCCCTTCCAGAGACAGGCTCATTTCGGTATTAAACTGCTCGGTATTCCTCGGCGAGAGGTAGTTAGTGTGGGGATCAATTTCCCGTGCAAACGCCGTCATTGCCAGCGAAAATACATCTTCGCTGTTGGTCTGGGCCAAACGACGAATGGCAGATTTGTAGCGACGAGTCAGCGTCTCGCGAATTTCCTGATCGTTTTTACCGGTCAGTTTCAGACTTAACTCATCGAATTTCACCTTCCCATCCCACAGCGCGTTTAGCTCTGCCGCATCTTTCGGCCAGGGCGCTTTGCTGCGATCGAGATTAAAGGTGTCTGTTCCGGTGAAATCCATCGGGCGTTCCAGTACTTTCAATGCGTACTGATAGCGCTCGAAGCGACGTTTTTGTGCGAGGTTATAGAGATCGTAAAAGACGTCGAGCTTACCCGAGCGCAATTCATCGCCCAGTTGACCTTTCTGCTTCGCGAACTGCTCCACATCTCCCGCTAACAGCACGTTGTGGCTGTAGTCGAGCAGATTCAGATAGCGGTCGAAAATCTTAGCGGAAAAGGCCGAATCGAGATCGAATTGACGATAGTGAGAGCGCGTAAAACGCGACGTTACGCGTTCACTCACGGTCGCATGCTGCGTCTCTTCCTTTAAAACCGGAATTTGCTCAGCACGCGTAATGTCGTCCACAGCGAAGGTCTGGCCTGCTATTGCAAGCAGGCCAGCTAACGCGGTAAGCCTAAAAAATGTGTTCATGCCAGGCCTGGCCTCCGTTTCAGAACACCAGGTGTTCTGCGCGTACAATCAAAGACATACCCGAATTGAGCTGTACACGGACGCCATCTTTGGTGATTTCTAATACGGTGGCTTCCATCGCATCATTACCTGCTTTCACCTTCAGAGACTGTCCCACGCTCAACACGGTAATATCAGAAACCGGTGTCAGCTTCTCTTCGCGAGGTGCGCGCGGTGCTTTAGCTACCGGTTTGTCTGCACGCGGTTTACGCTCAGTCGCCTCTTTACGACGTGGTGCCGGGCGTGGCTTACGTTCGCGACGAACAGCCTCTTCACCCTCACCTGCGGCAGCAGCAGCTTCACGTTTTTTCGCTTGCTGTTCTGCACGCTGCGCCTGAACGCGAGCTTTCGCTTCTTCCAGCTGCTTGCGCGCATGCTCAACGTGCTGATCGTCCAGCTCACCACAAGGGTTGCCGTCGAGATCGACACGCGTTGCGCCCGGCTTAACGCCGTACAGGTAACGCCAGCTCGAAGTATAAAGACGTAAAGCGGAACGAAGTTGCGTTTTGCTGAGGTTCATTTCGCCCTCAATACGCTCTACCAGATCCTGAAAGATACCAATTTTCAGTGGGCGCGCTTCGCCTTCCGCACTAAAACACTGCGGAAAACGTTCGGCCAAAAACGCGATAACTTCTTTACTGCTATTCAACTTAGGTTGATTTTCCATGAAATTTCCTGATTACAACGGACGTAGCCAACAAGCAGCAGGCATGAACAGGCGTCATTATAATGACGTCATCAGTAATTGCTACGTTATCCGTTGATTATCCTGCGACGCTCGCAAAGAATTTTTTGTAATCGGTCGTTGCAAGCACGATTTCCAGATTTGCAACGAGCTGGCGAAGACCCGCTTCATCCTCCGGCGTAAAGCGCCCAAACGCCGTACTGTCGATATCGAGAACGCCAATAATCTGATTTCCGACGGTGATCGGTAGTACGATTTCAGCGTTACTGGCCGCATCGCAGGCAATATGCCCATCGAATGCATGCACATCTTCAATGCGCTGGACCTCGTTTTGAGCAACGGCTGTACCACACACGCCGCGCCCTACTGGAATGCGCACGCAGGCAATTTTGCCCTGGAAAGGACCTAACACCAGCGTATCCTGCTCCAGCAGATAAAACCCCGCCCAGTTCACCTCGGAAAGTCGTTCGTACAACAGCGCGCTGGTGTTTGCCAGCGTGGCGAGAAAACTGGTTTCCCCTGCCATTAATGCCTGAAAATCGCGGTTCAGATCCGCGTATAGCTCTGTTTTGTTCATTATATAATCACTTAGTTGTCTAACCCCAATACTGCTAGCCTATTAAAATAAGCATTAATTGCGTTAATGCTCAAGATCATTCCCGTGATGAGTTAAGATTACTTTCATCTAACATTTTGATTCGCGATACATGGCCCTCAAGACCCGACAACTTACGCCGACAAAAAAAATAGCGATCACGTCTATTAGCGAAGCGTTGCCTCGTGAACATTACCAGCGTTGCCCTCAGTGCGATGTGCTTTTCAGTCTGCCTAAAATGCGCTCTCACCAGAGCGCCTACTGCCCACGCTGCCAGGCGAAAATTCGCGACGGACGGGACTGGTCGCTCACCCGTTTGGGCGCGATGGCCGTAACCATGTTGTTGCTGATGCCCTTCGCCTGGGGTGAACCGCTGCTTCATATCTACCTGTTAGGCGTACGTATTGACGCCAACGTAATGCAGGGGATCTGGCAGATGACCAAACAAGGCGATCCGATTACGGGGGCTATGGTGTTGTTCTGCGTCGTGGGCGCTCCGCTTATTCTGGTGACATCCATTGCTTACCTTGGGTTCGGTAATATTCTGGGGATGAATTTGCGTCCGGCTCTGTTGATGCTGGAAAGGCTTAAAGAATGGGTCATGCTGGATATTTATCTGGTGGGGATCGGCGTCGCATCCATTAAAGTTCAGGATTACGCCTTTATCCAACCCGGCGTGGGGCTTTACGCTTTTGTCGCGCTGGTGATCCTTAGTGTTGTGACACTGTCACATTTAAACGTTGAGCAACTCTGGGATCGCTTTTATCCACAACGACCAGCCAGACGCGCGGACGAGCAGCTTCGCGTCTGTCTCGGCTGTCATTTTACCGGTTACCCTGACCCTCGCGGTCGTTGCCCGCGCTGCCATATCCCCTTGCGCCTGCGCAGAAACCAAAGTGTGCAGAAATGCTGGGCCGCTTTACTGGCGTCGATGGTCTTTCTTCTTCCTGCCAACCTGCTCCCCATTTCCGTTATTTATATCAATGGTGGACGTCAGGAAGACACTATTCTGTCCGGGATTATGTCACTCGCCAGCAGTAACGTCGCCGTGGCCGCCGTGGTATTTATTGCGAGTATTCTCGTCCCCTTCACCAAAATCATTGTCATGTTCACGCTGCTGCTCAGTCTTCATTTTAAATGTGAGCAGGGGTTACGTACGCGCATGCAACTCCTGCGTCTGGTCACCTGGATAGGACGCTGGTCCATGCTGGATCTTTTCGTCATTTCCTTAACCATGTCGCTGATAAATCGCGATCAGATTCTTGCTTTTACTATGGGACCGGCTGCGTTTTATTTCGGCGCAGCGGTAATTTTGACTATTCTTGCAGTGGAATGGCTGGACAGCCGCTTACTTTGGGATGCACATGAGTCAGGAAACGCCCGCTTCGCCAACAGAAGCGCAAATTAAAACCAAACGCCGTATCTCACCCTTCTGGCTGCTGCCGTTTATCGCTCTGCTGATTGCAGGCTGGCTGATATGGAACAGTTATGAGGATCGCGGCAATACCGTCACTATCGACTTTATGTCGGCCGATGGGATTGTGGCGGGTCGAACGCCTGTGCGCTATCAGGGGGTTGAAGTCGGTACCGTACAGACGATTCGCCTGAGCGAAGACCTGCGCAAAATCGAAGTCCGGGTCAGCATTAAGTCCGATATGAAAGATGCCCTGCGCGAAGAAACGCAGTTTTGGCTGGTCACGCCTAAAGCGTCTCTGGCGGGCGTTTCAGGGCTCGATGCGCTGGTCGGCGGTAACTACATCGGCATGATGCCTGGTAAAGGCGAAGCACGGGATCATTTTGTCGCCCTCGATACGCAGCCGAAGTATCGACTGGATAATGGCGATCTGATGATTCATCTGAACGCCCCGGATCTGGGTTCTCTGAACAGCGGCTCGCTGGTCTATTTCCGCAAAATTCCGGTGGGCAAAGTTTACGACTACAGCATCAACCCGAATAAACAGGGCGTCACCATTGACGTACTGATCGAACGTCGCTTTACCAATCTGGTGAAAAAAGGCAGTCGCTTCTGGAATGTTTCCGGCGTGAATGCCGACGTCAGCCTGAGCGGCGCGAAGGTAAAACTGGAGAGTCTGGCCGCGCTGGTTAACGGTGCTATCGCCTTCGACTCCCCGGGAGACTCAAAAGCAGCAGAGCAAGAGGATACTTTTGGCCTCTACGAAGACCTGGCGCATAGCCAGCGCGGCGTTATCATTAAGCTCGAGTTACCCAGCGGCGAAGGGCTGAAGGCCGATTCTACCCCGCTGATGTACCAGGGGCTTGAAGTTGGTGAGCTCACAAAACTGGTGTTACAGCCCGGCGGCAAAGTCACCGGGGAGATGACGGTTGATCCGAGCGTAGTGACTTTATTACGCGACACGACGCGTATCGAGCTCCGCAGCCCCAAACTTTCGCTCAGTGACGCCAACATCAGCGCTTTGCTGACGGGAAAAACCTTTGAGCTGGTCCCGGGTACGGGAGAGCCGCGCAACGAATTTGTCGTTGTTCCTGGTGAGAGAGCACTGCTGCATGAACCGGATGTCCTCACGTTCACGCTAACCGCACCGGAAAGCTACGGTATCGACGCAGGGCAGCCGCTGATCCTCCACGGTGTTCAGGTTGGGCAGGTGATAGAACGTGAATTAACCAGCAAGGGCGTAACGTTTACCGTAGCTGTCGATCCGCAACATCGCGATCTCGTCCATGGCGACAGTAAATTTGTGGTCAACAGTCGTGTCGACGTCAAAGTTGGTCTGGATGGGGTGGAGTTCCTCGGTGCCAGCGCCAGTGAATGGATTAACGGCGGGATTCGTATTCTGCCCGGTACCAAAGGCGAAATGAAATCCAGCTACCCGCTGTACGCCAATCTGGAAAAAGCGGTGGAAAATAGCCTGAGCGATCTGCCGACCACCACACTGAGTCTGAGCGCCGAAACGCTGCCAGACGTCCAGGCAGGTTCCGTGGTGCTGTATCGCAAGTTTGAAGTCGGTGAAGTTATTACCGTGCGTCCTCGCGCTAATGCTTTTGATATCGATCTGCACATCAAACCGGAATACCGCAATCTCCTGACCAGCAACAGCGTCTTTTGGGCTGAAGGTGGAGCAAAAGTGCAGCTTAACGGTAGCGGTTTAACCGTTCAGGCTTCGCCGTTGTCGCGAGCGCTGAAAGGCGCGATCAGTTTCGATAACCTGAGCGGTGCCAGCGCCAGTCAGCGCAAAGGTGACAAACGCATACTCTATGCATCCGAAACCGCAGCGCGGGCCGTCGGCGGCCAGATTACACTTCATGCTTTTGACGCAGGGAAGCTGGCCGCCGGTATGCCTATTCGCTATCTCGGTATTGATATCGGGCAGATTCAGACTCTCGAACTCATCACCTCGCGCAATGAAGTGCAGGCGAAGGCGGTACTCTATCCGGAATATGTGCAGACCTTTGCTCGTGGCGGCACTCGCTTCTCGGTGATTACGCCGCAGATTTCCGCCGCTGGGGTAGAACATCTGGATACGCTTCTTCAGCCCTATATCAACGTTGAACCAGGCCGGGGCAAACCGCGTCGGGATTTTGAATTGCAGGAAGCTACCATCACCGACTCACGCTACCTGGATGGTCTGAGCATTGTACTGGAAGCTCCAGAGGCCGGTTCACTGGCGATTGGTACGCCTGTGCTGTTCCGGGGAATTGAGGTCGGTACAGTCACTGGAATGTCGCTCGGCTCGCTGTCCGACCGGGTGATGATCACTATGCGCATCAGTCAGCGTTATCAGCATCTGGTGCGTAACAACTCTGTCTTCTGGCTGGCTTCCGGATACAGTCTGGACTTTGGCCTGACGGGCGGCGTGGTGAAAACCGGCACCTTCAATCAGTTCATTCGCGGGGGTATTGCATTCGCCACACCACCGGGAACGCCGCTGGCACCAAAAGCCCAGGCGGGTAAACATTTCCTGCTGCTCGAAGCAGAGCCTAAAGAGTGGCGTGAATGGGGAACCGCGCTACCCCGCTAATCCCCTCGGCTCCGGCGTACTCGCGCCGGAGCCTTTATGCTACACTGCACGCTTGATTTATTTCCCGTGGTACCACCCCGTGACTCAACACGCTGTCTATTTTCCTGAAGCCTTTCTGACGCAAATGCGCGAAGCCATGCCTGCGTCGCTCTCCTTTGACGATTTTCTCGCGGCCTGTCAGCGTCCGTTACGCCGCAGTATTCGTATTAACACGCTGAAGATATCCGTTGCGGATTTTCTGCAGCTAACGGCACCATATGGCTGGTCGCTCACTCCCATTCCCTGGTGCACCGAAGGGTTTTGGATCGATCGTGATGACGAAGAGGACCTTCCTTTAGGGAGTACGGCTGAGCATCTCAGTGGCTTGTTTTACATTCAGGAAGCCAGCTCCATGCTCCCGGTCGCCGCGCTCTTTGCTGAAGGCAATTCGCCACTGCGCATCATGGACGTTGCTGCAGCGCCGGGATCCAAAACCACGCAAATCGCTGCGCGGATGGGTAATCGTGGCGCGATTCTGGCTAACGAGTATTCCGCAAGCCGGGTGAAAGTGTTACATGCCAATATCAGCCGCTGCGGGATCAGTAACGTCGCCCTGACGCATTTTGACGGGCGCGTGTTTGGCGCGGCACTACCGGAAATGTTCGATGCCATTTTGTTGGACGCCCCCTGTTCTGGCGAAGGAGTGGTTCGTAAAGATCCGGATGCCCTTAAAAACTGGTCAGTTGAGAGTAATCTCGAGATTGCCGCTACGCAGCGAGAGCTCATCAACAGCGCCTTTCACGCATTGCGTCCCGGCGGTACGCTGGTGTATTCAACCTGTACACTTAATCGTGAAGAGAATGAAGATGTTCTGGCCTGGCTCAAAGCAACCTATGCCGACGCGGTAGAGTTTCTGCCGCTGGGCGATCTCTTCCCTGATGCGAAGCAAGCGCTGACGGAAGAAGGCTTTCTGCACGTGTTCCCGCAGATATACGATTGTGAGGGCTTCTTTGTCGCCCGTCTGCGTAAAACTGCCTCGATCCCTGCCCTTCCTGCTCCAGGGTATAAGGTTGGCAACTTCCCCTTTGCGCCATTAAAAGGCCGCGAAGCTGCAAACATTACGCAGGCGGCGAGCGCGATTGGTTTAAGCTGGGATGAGAATCTTCGCCTCTGGCAGCGTGATAAAGAAGTCTGGCTCTTCCCGGTGGAAATAGAACCGCTGATCGGAAAAGTCCGGTTCTCACGCCTCGGCATTAAGCTTGCTGAAACGCATAACAAAGGTTTTCGCTGGCAACATGAAGCTGTCATTGCCCTTGCTGATGTGGGTCATCGTTGCGTATTTGAGCTAACGCAGGAAGAAGCTGAAGAGTGGTATCGCGGCCGGGATGTCTACCCGCAGGCCACACCAGCCACTGATGACGTGCTGGTGACCTTTCAGCATCACCCCATCGGACTGGCGAAACGTATTGGTTCGCGGCTCAAAAACAGCTACCCACGCGAGCTGGTTCGTGACGGGAAATTGTTTACCGTTAACCACTAAGGGCAGAAAAAAATAACGCATCTTTTACTGGCGCTTTTGTCTGCGTTGACTAGGCTAAAAAAATGGGGCGACAAACTGGTCGTACCACGAATCTCAAATCAACGGAGAGCACGATGATGAAAACCAGTGTGCGCATTGGCGCCTTTGAAATCGATGATGCTGAGTTACATGGTGAATCGCCCGGCGATCGAACGTTAACCATTCCCTGTAAATCAGACCCGGATTTATGTATGCAACTGGATGCCTGGGATGCTGAAACCAGCATTCCTGCCATTCTTAACGGTGAACATTCGGTCCTCTTCCGCAACCATTACGATAGTAAGTCTGACGCCTGGATCATGCGCCTTGCCTGATTCAAAAAGAACCCGTCTCCCCGGCGGGTTATTTATGATTTCCCCCTTCGGCTAATTCCTCCTACACTTTTGTTAAGGCTGTACAAATTGAGGATGGAATGTTCGCACTGGTTCTTTTTGTGTGTTACCTGGACGGCGGTTGTGAGGATATCGTGGTCGATATTTACGATACGGAGCAACAATGCCTGTTTTATATGGACGAACAGCGTATTCGCCAGGGCGGTTGTTATCCGATAGAAGATTTTGTCGATGGATTCTGGCAACCCGCACAGCAGTACAGCGACTTCTAGCTATTGTAATTGAACCAGCGTCAGATCCCCGCCAAACACAGCGCCCGTATCGATGTAGTGCAGATTGGCGATGTCCACGCGATGGCGCAGCGGCGTATGACCAAACCAGAAGTGATCGGCGCCGGTGATCCCTTCTCCCGTATACTGTTCGCTGAGTCGGCGGCGACTCCACAGCACCTGCTGAAGATCGATGTTCTTTTGCCACTGATACACATCGTCGGGATAATCCGCATGCGCCACAATATGCCTGCCCGACTGACACTCAATCTCAAGTATCCAGGGCAACTGCTGACAATTTTCCAGCGCGTTCTTGGCCTGTGTCTGCTGAAGTACTGGAAGCGCCGGTAGCCAGTCGCCGCCATTCAGAAACCATAACGAGGTTTGCGCTGATGCCAGCGCATCCATCGCCATTTGCTCGTGATTCCCTCTGACCGCCACAACCCAGCGTCGACGTAACAGTTGCAGGCAGCGCAAACTGTCGGGGCCACGGTCAATTACATCACCTACGGATACCAGTAGATCCTGCCAGGGATCAAAACGACACGCGCGCAATTTCGCCATCAGCAGCGAAAAGCAGCCGTGGATATCCCCCACCAACCAAATGTGCCGCCAGCGTGCCCCGTCAATTTTTTGATAAACATTTTCAGGCTGTTTCATGAGCGTTTTGCGCCTCAGTCATGCACTGATTTCGATTTAATCATAGTCGTTAAAAGAGCTCTGTGAGGAGGCAACAAAAATAAATACAACAAATGTTTATAGCTACATGTTTTTATTTAAATAATAAGATATTGCGAAGCATCTATAATAATCAGGGTTAAATCAAGTACACTATGAACCAAACAGACTGAACATAGAGTCGTACTCGCTTTTCTATTTACTATTCACCAAAACTATATCATTGATTTTCTTAAAACAAATAACAGAAAATCTTAATTGCAATTTATCTTATTGCAATGTCTGCTTACCGTTCGATTCGAACATCACAATTCATACGTAGAAATAATAACATAACATGGACTATATATTTAACTTAATGACTTCTTTGTACGGCATGACAGTGACAGCGATGTTATGCATTGCTCTGGCAGCTAAAGGCTCTAAATCAAATGAGATGGCATTATTTTCGACTGCATTAGTTTGTAGCACATTTATACTACTATATGGTTTTAGAACTATTGAAACTGGCACAGACACTTTTGCATATAAAAGTTGGTTTGAATCAATAAATGGCACAACGTCCTCAAGAGACTTTGAACCATTATTCCTATTGTTCGGAAAAAGTATCTCATGCTTTACGAATGACGCATCGATTTTTTTCCTTATAATTACGACAATAACAATATTTTTTCTCATTAAAGCTTTCAAAATCAACAATAATCTCATCGCTGTACCTATTGCAATTACAATGTGCTTTTCGTTTATAAGTGGAGTAGATCTTATAGTTAATGGGATAAGAAGCGGATTAGCACTGTCATTTGCAACGTATGCACTTATTAAGTTCAGTAATGACAGTAAAAACCTTTATTTCTTTGTAGCCATATCAATAGCAAGCATGTTACATACTTCTTGTGTGATTTTTTACCTCGCTCTGATAATTATCAAAATCATAAATGAAAAAAATGTGAAAATATTTTTTATGCCTACATAAGCATTTTTTTAATAGAACATTTAAGAGGTTTCGATTTTCTATTTTTAAAAACAACCAGTATTGGGATAGGCAGTCATATCACATCAAGAATCCTTGCGTTCAAGTACCAGGAATCTGATATGTTTAATGGATATGTGAAATATTACTTTTTCGCTTTAACATTAATTCCATATTTATTGTTCAGATTTAATTATTTTATAAATAGAAAACTACTAATTATCCATTACATTATGCTGATGCCTTATCTATTAATATTCTCTTCACCTTCCTCTTATCGGTTTAGTTACATATCATTCTTTTTAATGATCTATATCATCACGCAATCGATAATGAACACGCCATCAGCTGCAAAAAGAAAAGGTGTATATTTCATGATCATTACTATGATAATAATTACATACACAACAAAGACAACTCTGCCTTATAGTAACATATTATTTTCCCAATTATGACCAACTGGATTAACATGATTATAAAACGAAGCCTTTATTCAGGATGAAAATAATTACGTAATATAAACATGATAGCCCATGAGTAATGGGCTATCATATTTTTTTAATAAGCTTCCGGTAGAGTGGTAAAGAAACGTCCTAATGCCTCTCGCTCAACGCTGGTAATGAAAATGAACTTCGGCTTGAAAGATTTCACCATTATCTGGAGTAATTCAGGGGTTACCTTTCCTTGGTGTACCTGTAAAACCTCCTTAAATGTTATGGACATAAAAG from Citrobacter sp. RHB25-C09 harbors:
- a CDS encoding YebV family protein, which gives rise to MKTSVRIGAFEIDDAELHGESPGDRTLTIPCKSDPDLCMQLDAWDAETSIPAILNGEHSVLFRNHYDSKSDAWIMRLA
- the yebS gene encoding membrane integrity lipid transport subunit YebS, with product MALKTRQLTPTKKIAITSISEALPREHYQRCPQCDVLFSLPKMRSHQSAYCPRCQAKIRDGRDWSLTRLGAMAVTMLLLMPFAWGEPLLHIYLLGVRIDANVMQGIWQMTKQGDPITGAMVLFCVVGAPLILVTSIAYLGFGNILGMNLRPALLMLERLKEWVMLDIYLVGIGVASIKVQDYAFIQPGVGLYAFVALVILSVVTLSHLNVEQLWDRFYPQRPARRADEQLRVCLGCHFTGYPDPRGRCPRCHIPLRLRRNQSVQKCWAALLASMVFLLPANLLPISVIYINGGRQEDTILSGIMSLASSNVAVAAVVFIASILVPFTKIIVMFTLLLSLHFKCEQGLRTRMQLLRLVTWIGRWSMLDLFVISLTMSLINRDQILAFTMGPAAFYFGAAVILTILAVEWLDSRLLWDAHESGNARFANRSAN
- the rsmF gene encoding 16S rRNA (cytosine(1407)-C(5))-methyltransferase RsmF, with protein sequence MTQHAVYFPEAFLTQMREAMPASLSFDDFLAACQRPLRRSIRINTLKISVADFLQLTAPYGWSLTPIPWCTEGFWIDRDDEEDLPLGSTAEHLSGLFYIQEASSMLPVAALFAEGNSPLRIMDVAAAPGSKTTQIAARMGNRGAILANEYSASRVKVLHANISRCGISNVALTHFDGRVFGAALPEMFDAILLDAPCSGEGVVRKDPDALKNWSVESNLEIAATQRELINSAFHALRPGGTLVYSTCTLNREENEDVLAWLKATYADAVEFLPLGDLFPDAKQALTEEGFLHVFPQIYDCEGFFVARLRKTASIPALPAPGYKVGNFPFAPLKGREAANITQAASAIGLSWDENLRLWQRDKEVWLFPVEIEPLIGKVRFSRLGIKLAETHNKGFRWQHEAVIALADVGHRCVFELTQEEAEEWYRGRDVYPQATPATDDVLVTFQHHPIGLAKRIGSRLKNSYPRELVRDGKLFTVNH
- a CDS encoding GAF domain-containing protein gives rise to the protein MNKTELYADLNRDFQALMAGETSFLATLANTSALLYERLSEVNWAGFYLLEQDTLVLGPFQGKIACVRIPVGRGVCGTAVAQNEVQRIEDVHAFDGHIACDAASNAEIVLPITVGNQIIGVLDIDSTAFGRFTPEDEAGLRQLVANLEIVLATTDYKKFFASVAG
- the proQ gene encoding RNA chaperone ProQ, which codes for MENQPKLNSSKEVIAFLAERFPQCFSAEGEARPLKIGIFQDLVERIEGEMNLSKTQLRSALRLYTSSWRYLYGVKPGATRVDLDGNPCGELDDQHVEHARKQLEEAKARVQAQRAEQQAKKREAAAAAGEGEEAVRRERKPRPAPRRKEATERKPRADKPVAKAPRAPREEKLTPVSDITVLSVGQSLKVKAGNDAMEATVLEITKDGVRVQLNSGMSLIVRAEHLVF
- a CDS encoding PqiB family protein, with amino-acid sequence MSQETPASPTEAQIKTKRRISPFWLLPFIALLIAGWLIWNSYEDRGNTVTIDFMSADGIVAGRTPVRYQGVEVGTVQTIRLSEDLRKIEVRVSIKSDMKDALREETQFWLVTPKASLAGVSGLDALVGGNYIGMMPGKGEARDHFVALDTQPKYRLDNGDLMIHLNAPDLGSLNSGSLVYFRKIPVGKVYDYSINPNKQGVTIDVLIERRFTNLVKKGSRFWNVSGVNADVSLSGAKVKLESLAALVNGAIAFDSPGDSKAAEQEDTFGLYEDLAHSQRGVIIKLELPSGEGLKADSTPLMYQGLEVGELTKLVLQPGGKVTGEMTVDPSVVTLLRDTTRIELRSPKLSLSDANISALLTGKTFELVPGTGEPRNEFVVVPGERALLHEPDVLTFTLTAPESYGIDAGQPLILHGVQVGQVIERELTSKGVTFTVAVDPQHRDLVHGDSKFVVNSRVDVKVGLDGVEFLGASASEWINGGIRILPGTKGEMKSSYPLYANLEKAVENSLSDLPTTTLSLSAETLPDVQAGSVVLYRKFEVGEVITVRPRANAFDIDLHIKPEYRNLLTSNSVFWAEGGAKVQLNGSGLTVQASPLSRALKGAISFDNLSGASASQRKGDKRILYASETAARAVGGQITLHAFDAGKLAAGMPIRYLGIDIGQIQTLELITSRNEVQAKAVLYPEYVQTFARGGTRFSVITPQISAAGVEHLDTLLQPYINVEPGRGKPRRDFELQEATITDSRYLDGLSIVLEAPEAGSLAIGTPVLFRGIEVGTVTGMSLGSLSDRVMITMRISQRYQHLVRNNSVFWLASGYSLDFGLTGGVVKTGTFNQFIRGGIAFATPPGTPLAPKAQAGKHFLLLEAEPKEWREWGTALPR
- the pphA gene encoding protein-serine/threonine phosphatase, whose protein sequence is MKQPENVYQKIDGARWRHIWLVGDIHGCFSLLMAKLRACRFDPWQDLLVSVGDVIDRGPDSLRCLQLLRRRWVVAVRGNHEQMAMDALASAQTSLWFLNGGDWLPALPVLQQTQAKNALENCQQLPWILEIECQSGRHIVAHADYPDDVYQWQKNIDLQQVLWSRRRLSEQYTGEGITGADHFWFGHTPLRHRVDIANLHYIDTGAVFGGDLTLVQLQ
- a CDS encoding YebW family protein; this encodes MFALVLFVCYLDGGCEDIVVDIYDTEQQCLFYMDEQRIRQGGCYPIEDFVDGFWQPAQQYSDF
- the prc gene encoding carboxy terminal-processing peptidase, which translates into the protein MNTFFRLTALAGLLAIAGQTFAVDDITRAEQIPVLKEETQHATVSERVTSRFTRSHYRQFDLDSAFSAKIFDRYLNLLDYSHNVLLAGDVEQFAKQKGQLGDELRSGKLDVFYDLYNLAQKRRFERYQYALKVLERPMDFTGTDTFNLDRSKAPWPKDAAELNALWDGKVKFDELSLKLTGKNDQEIRETLTRRYKSAIRRLAQTNSEDVFSLAMTAFAREIDPHTNYLSPRNTEQFNTEMSLSLEGIGAVLQMDDDYTVINSMVAGGPAAKSKAISVGDRIVGVGQTGKSMVDVIGWRLDDVVALIKGPKGSKVRLEILPAGKGTKTRIITLTRERIRLEDRAVKMSVKTVGKEKVGVLDIPGFYVGLTDDVKVQLQKLEKQNVSSIIIDLRTNGGGALTEAVSLSGLFIPSGPVVQVRDNNGKVREDSDTDGVVYYKGPLVVLVDRFSASASEIFAAAMQDYGRALIVGEPTFGKGTVQQYRSLNRIYDQMLRPEWPALGSVQYTIQKFYRVNGGSTQRKGVTPDIIMPTGNEETETGEKFEDNALPWDSIDAATYVKSDNLTPFGPELLKEHNARIAQDPEFQYIMKDIARFNAMKDKRSIASLNFAQREKENNEDDALRLARINDRFKREGKPLLKKLDDLPKDYQEPDPYLDETVKIALDLARLEKAKPAEQPATAK